From Methanocella paludicola SANAE, a single genomic window includes:
- a CDS encoding TATA-box-binding protein, whose product MSKAEEAKKTIRIENVVASTAIGHEIDDLTRVSLDMGGDYDPEQFPGSVYRTKDPRTASLIFRSGKIVCTGAKKVEDVGKGLDKVFKKMSSVGIKVMPNPEIVVQNIVSSVDLGSVLNLNAIAIGLGLENIEYEPEQFPGLVYRLDSPKVVVLLFGSGKLVVTGGKKPEDAEAAVDHIVKELEGLALI is encoded by the coding sequence ATGAGTAAAGCTGAAGAAGCGAAAAAAACGATAAGGATCGAGAACGTCGTGGCATCCACTGCTATCGGACATGAGATAGATGATCTGACACGTGTGTCTCTCGATATGGGTGGGGACTATGACCCGGAACAGTTCCCGGGATCAGTATACAGGACAAAAGACCCCAGGACGGCGTCTCTCATCTTCAGAAGCGGCAAGATCGTCTGCACGGGCGCCAAGAAAGTCGAGGATGTGGGCAAAGGCCTGGATAAGGTATTCAAAAAAATGAGCAGCGTCGGCATCAAGGTAATGCCAAATCCGGAGATCGTCGTGCAGAACATCGTCTCATCGGTAGACCTGGGCTCGGTGCTTAACCTGAACGCCATCGCCATCGGCCTCGGCCTCGAGAACATCGAGTACGAGCCCGAGCAGTTCCCGGGCTTAGTTTATAGGCTGGACAGCCCAAAGGTCGTAGTTTTGTTATTCGGCAGCGGCAAGCTCGTCGTCACCGGCGGCAAGAAGCCCGAGGACGCCGAAGCGGCCGTCGACCATATCGTCAAGGAGCTCGAGGGCCTCGCCTTAATATAA
- a CDS encoding PadR family transcriptional regulator, which produces MCLLDQESYGYDIIRNLKEVGIEVDDGTLYPILRRLEDDQLLVSRWEMKGPRPRKYYVITEYGRDVREKMLTSLASMNTALETMKSRIRRKD; this is translated from the coding sequence ATGTGTCTCCTCGATCAGGAATCCTACGGCTACGACATCATCCGGAACCTGAAGGAGGTCGGCATTGAGGTCGACGACGGCACGCTCTACCCGATCCTCCGCCGGCTCGAAGACGACCAGCTCCTCGTGAGCCGCTGGGAGATGAAGGGGCCGCGCCCCAGGAAGTACTACGTGATCACGGAATACGGAAGGGACGTAAGAGAGAAAATGCTGACTTCACTCGCGTCGATGAACACGGCGCTGGAGACGATGAAAAGCCGGATACGGAGGAAGGACTGA
- a CDS encoding DUF6326 family protein, with translation MANHSVKILEDVKIDVKLKIAALWTTMMLLFAYGDIFSYFRPGLIEDILKGTVAGNQIDQVFLMFTTVYVLIPSLMVFLSLVLKPGINRLANIVLAVVYAASIMLFCVGETWAYYIFLSILECAVLAMVVWFAWKWPAQGSPIIKPNDKASNTAAPKAIQ, from the coding sequence ATGGCAAATCATTCTGTAAAAATACTGGAAGATGTAAAGATAGACGTGAAGCTGAAGATTGCGGCATTGTGGACGACGATGATGCTGTTGTTCGCCTACGGGGATATTTTCAGCTATTTCCGCCCGGGGCTTATCGAGGATATCCTCAAGGGGACGGTCGCAGGTAACCAGATCGATCAGGTATTCCTGATGTTCACGACGGTATACGTTTTGATCCCTAGCCTGATGGTTTTCCTGTCCCTGGTGCTGAAGCCCGGGATTAACCGCCTGGCCAACATCGTGCTGGCAGTGGTTTATGCCGCCAGTATCATGTTATTCTGCGTAGGGGAGACGTGGGCATATTACATCTTCCTGAGCATCCTGGAATGCGCGGTTCTGGCAATGGTTGTATGGTTTGCGTGGAAGTGGCCCGCGCAGGGATCACCCATAATAAAACCTAACGATAAGGCTTCGAATACGGCAGCCCCTAAAGCCATCCAGTAA
- a CDS encoding toll/interleukin-1 receptor domain-containing protein, protein MAHDVFISYSSRDKAIADAICNSLENRKIRCWIAPRDVLPGIPYPKAIIDAINSCKVLVLVYSASALESKDIESEVGRAYKKGIPILPFKIEDVPLNDIMDYYIGNVHWLDAMTPPLEKHLQQLVDKIQVHISDPNTIHEKITSEKIEPSVSALQNNVERTQHFVKYLKKTALISIFFGIVITVKSLVFGFWLYDKVVNHIQTGDFLWDMLVEAAIIVIAGITIIIVSDRVLKKLIDAVVIAFFSGLIMGLTIAVMNLIFFLATNSWDKPLNIVVNAGGIITIIASEFGPQFEFEGVLFSGLMIILFSTIALGIFGVIYWGYRWFLKAFSSLEKGQTRGE, encoded by the coding sequence ATGGCGCATGATGTTTTCATCAGCTATTCATCCCGTGACAAGGCGATAGCTGATGCCATATGTAATAGTTTGGAAAATCGTAAGATACGTTGCTGGATTGCACCCCGAGATGTCTTGCCTGGAATACCGTATCCAAAGGCTATTATAGATGCTATCAATAGCTGTAAGGTTTTAGTCCTCGTATACTCGGCCAGTGCCCTCGAATCTAAAGATATTGAGAGCGAGGTGGGAAGGGCATATAAAAAAGGCATACCAATACTGCCCTTTAAGATCGAGGATGTGCCGCTGAACGATATCATGGATTATTATATCGGGAATGTCCATTGGCTAGATGCCATGACGCCGCCGCTGGAAAAGCATCTTCAGCAGCTCGTCGATAAGATCCAAGTGCATATATCCGACCCGAATACAATCCATGAAAAAATTACTTCAGAAAAAATAGAACCCTCCGTATCTGCACTACAGAATAACGTAGAACGGACACAACATTTTGTGAAGTATCTTAAAAAAACAGCCTTGATAAGCATATTTTTCGGCATTGTTATCACCGTGAAATCGCTAGTATTTGGGTTTTGGTTGTACGATAAGGTCGTCAACCACATCCAAACTGGTGACTTTCTATGGGATATGCTAGTCGAGGCTGCGATAATTGTTATTGCGGGTATAACCATTATCATTGTTAGTGATCGCGTATTAAAAAAATTGATAGATGCCGTAGTCATTGCCTTTTTTAGCGGATTAATAATGGGTCTGACAATCGCAGTTATGAACCTGATCTTTTTCTTAGCGACAAATAGCTGGGATAAACCTTTAAATATTGTAGTGAATGCGGGGGGAATAATCACAATAATAGCTTCGGAATTTGGACCTCAATTTGAGTTTGAAGGTGTATTATTCAGTGGACTAATGATTATTCTATTTAGTACGATTGCTTTAGGTATATTTGGTGTCATTTATTGGGGATATAGGTGGTTCCTCAAAGCATTCAGCTCATTAGAAAAAGGGCAAACTCGCGGAGAATAA
- a CDS encoding metallophosphoesterase family protein, whose amino-acid sequence MKIGLIADIHSNAVALEAVLKNMGDVDAIICAGDIVGYNPYPNETIELLRRYDVKCVMGEHDKAIITGDTEWFNGVTADTLRWTIKHLTVDNFNFIKSLPDHIELDGMTVYHGNPGNMKDLIIEYEPEKMCSVFNSVGHKVFTYGHTHVPLIKECGDKIILNPGSVGQPRDGNSEASYAIWDTEKRTFELRRVKYDLKQVQDKILAEGLPDLMAERLTYGK is encoded by the coding sequence ATGAAGATCGGGCTTATAGCCGACATCCATTCTAACGCGGTCGCGCTGGAGGCCGTATTAAAGAACATGGGCGACGTGGACGCCATTATCTGTGCGGGCGACATCGTCGGGTACAACCCGTACCCCAACGAGACGATCGAGCTTTTAAGACGATATGATGTAAAGTGCGTCATGGGGGAGCACGATAAGGCCATCATCACCGGCGACACGGAGTGGTTTAACGGGGTCACTGCAGATACTCTACGGTGGACCATCAAGCACCTTACAGTGGACAACTTTAATTTTATTAAATCCCTGCCTGACCACATCGAGCTGGACGGCATGACCGTCTATCACGGCAACCCGGGGAACATGAAGGACCTTATCATCGAGTACGAGCCCGAGAAGATGTGTAGCGTCTTCAACTCGGTCGGCCACAAGGTCTTCACGTACGGGCACACGCATGTCCCCCTTATCAAGGAGTGCGGAGATAAGATCATCCTGAACCCGGGAAGCGTGGGGCAGCCCAGGGACGGCAACAGCGAAGCGAGCTATGCCATCTGGGATACGGAGAAACGGACGTTCGAGCTTCGCCGGGTCAAGTATGACCTGAAGCAGGTCCAGGATAAGATCCTCGCCGAAGGGCTGCCGGACCTGATGGCCGAGCGGCTCACTTATGGGAAATAG
- a CDS encoding metallophosphoesterase family protein has protein sequence MTQVLFISDIHGNFEALKAVNDEVPYDIVFCLGDIVDYGPEPAECIDWLRKNNVATIRGNHDNAVAYRVDCGCGYVYKHLSEATREYTWASIDDNDISFLKGLPLLLEKEVDGVKLVLAHGSPGSFFDYMYPDTPAERLAELTGAISCDYLAVGHTHKPMIVSLPDKTILNPGSVGQPRDGDSRASCLSLDTATGDARIIRVQYDIDSVCDKIRKVMPHASELERILRRGY, from the coding sequence ATGACACAGGTCCTTTTTATTTCGGACATCCACGGCAATTTTGAGGCGCTGAAAGCGGTGAATGACGAGGTCCCCTATGACATCGTATTTTGTCTGGGCGATATTGTGGATTATGGCCCGGAGCCCGCGGAATGCATCGACTGGTTACGGAAAAATAACGTGGCGACCATACGAGGAAACCACGATAATGCGGTGGCATATAGGGTCGACTGCGGGTGCGGCTATGTATATAAGCATCTATCGGAGGCTACCCGGGAGTACACGTGGGCCTCTATCGACGATAACGATATATCGTTTCTAAAGGGGCTACCTTTGCTCCTTGAAAAGGAGGTGGACGGGGTTAAGCTCGTTCTGGCCCACGGAAGCCCGGGGTCGTTCTTCGATTATATGTACCCGGATACGCCGGCAGAGCGCCTCGCCGAGCTGACAGGCGCCATAAGCTGCGACTATCTGGCCGTGGGGCATACGCATAAGCCGATGATCGTATCTTTACCGGATAAGACGATCCTGAACCCGGGAAGCGTGGGGCAGCCCCGGGACGGCGACAGCCGGGCGTCGTGCCTTAGCCTGGATACGGCCACGGGAGATGCCCGAATAATCCGGGTGCAGTACGACATCGATAGCGTTTGCGACAAGATCCGAAAGGTAATGCCCCATGCGTCAGAACTGGAACGCATCTTGAGGCGGGGCTACTAA
- the phoU gene encoding phosphate signaling complex protein PhoU gives MSREYYVRQIKELEDGLIAEGDECMRLLSLSLKSLINKDKALANTVMDGSKNVDMRAMELENKCIELLALQQPMASDLRFLVTTLRILTDFERLSRYAWDISKITLRIDTEPLLPQIDDLMELYKLVNGMVKDSLKSFVSGDVELARGMGARDDAVDAEYDQIRRALIDEMVKHPSSIDMASHLSFVAMYLERTADHACVIASWTIYRATGKRVRIK, from the coding sequence ATGTCCAGAGAATATTACGTTAGACAGATAAAGGAGCTGGAGGACGGCCTGATAGCGGAGGGCGACGAGTGCATGAGGCTGCTTTCGCTGTCCCTGAAGTCGCTCATCAATAAGGATAAGGCGCTGGCCAATACGGTCATGGATGGCAGCAAGAATGTGGATATGAGGGCAATGGAGCTGGAGAACAAGTGTATCGAGCTCCTGGCATTGCAGCAGCCCATGGCTTCCGACCTGAGATTTTTAGTCACGACGCTGCGGATCCTGACCGACTTCGAGCGGCTTTCCCGGTACGCCTGGGACATCAGCAAGATCACCCTGCGCATCGATACAGAGCCTCTACTGCCCCAGATCGACGACCTCATGGAGCTCTATAAACTCGTGAATGGCATGGTCAAGGACAGCCTCAAGTCGTTCGTGTCGGGAGATGTCGAGCTTGCCCGGGGCATGGGCGCCCGGGACGACGCCGTCGACGCTGAGTACGACCAGATCCGCCGAGCCCTGATAGACGAGATGGTGAAGCACCCGTCGTCCATCGACATGGCCTCGCACCTCTCATTCGTGGCCATGTACCTGGAGCGGACGGCGGACCACGCCTGCGTCATCGCATCGTGGACCATCTACCGGGCCACCGGCAAGCGTGTCAGGATCAAGTGA
- the pstB gene encoding phosphate ABC transporter ATP-binding protein PstB, producing MTTDKPAFKVEGLDLYYGKTHALKNINIDIPERSITAIIGPSGCGKSTFLKCLDRMNDLIPGTRVEGTVNFKGKNIYDKDVDVVELRKNIGMVFQKPNPFPMSVYDNVAYGPRIHGIKDRAKLDITVETSLRQAALWDELKDRLHDSAMSLSGGQQQRLCIARCLAVEPEVILMDEPCSALDPIATSKIEDLMQKLKDRYTIIIVTHNMQQAARVSEKTAFFLMGELIEYCDTKKIFEAPKDKRTEDYITGRFG from the coding sequence ATGACAACGGATAAGCCGGCCTTCAAAGTCGAAGGCCTTGACCTTTATTACGGTAAGACCCATGCGCTGAAAAATATAAATATCGACATACCGGAGCGGAGCATTACGGCCATCATCGGCCCGTCAGGGTGCGGCAAATCCACGTTCCTCAAGTGCCTGGACCGGATGAACGACCTGATACCGGGCACGCGCGTAGAAGGCACTGTGAATTTTAAGGGTAAGAACATCTACGACAAGGACGTGGACGTGGTCGAGCTGAGGAAGAACATAGGCATGGTCTTCCAGAAGCCTAACCCCTTCCCAATGTCTGTCTACGATAACGTAGCCTACGGGCCCCGTATCCACGGGATAAAAGACAGGGCGAAGCTGGACATCACCGTAGAGACAAGCCTGAGGCAGGCCGCCCTGTGGGATGAGTTGAAGGATAGGCTACACGACTCCGCCATGAGCCTGTCGGGCGGCCAGCAGCAGCGGCTTTGCATCGCGAGGTGCCTGGCGGTCGAGCCGGAAGTCATCCTGATGGACGAGCCCTGCTCGGCGCTGGACCCCATCGCGACCTCCAAAATAGAGGACCTCATGCAGAAGCTCAAGGATAGGTACACCATCATCATCGTCACGCACAACATGCAGCAGGCCGCCCGGGTATCGGAGAAGACGGCATTCTTCCTCATGGGCGAGCTGATCGAGTACTGCGATACGAAAAAGATATTCGAGGCGCCGAAGGATAAGAGAACAGAGGATTACATCACGGGCAGGTTCGGGTGA
- the pstA gene encoding phosphate ABC transporter permease PstA yields MGRSRRYLFNDMGIGLLWLSGALTLAILLVIIGYVLVNGIGVISWDFLSGMPKNMGRTGGIFPVIVGSVAITAIAILVATPLSVGAAIYMSEYAGNNILTRLVRFGADSLSGIPSIMFGMFGYIFFVYYLKMGYSLLAGGLTLALMALPIIMRVAEEAIKVVPESYRLGSMALGGSKWQTIRKVVLPTALPGILTGIILGMGRAVGETAAVYLTAGTVAKVPDSLFDPIRTMTYHTFILAMENISIENAFGTSAVLVIMILAITITSSIITRRYIAKLGGKT; encoded by the coding sequence ATGGGCCGAAGCCGCCGATACTTATTCAACGACATGGGCATAGGCTTATTATGGTTATCCGGGGCCCTTACGCTGGCCATACTACTCGTCATCATCGGGTACGTGCTCGTGAACGGCATCGGCGTGATCAGCTGGGATTTCCTGTCCGGGATGCCCAAGAACATGGGGCGGACCGGCGGCATATTCCCGGTCATCGTCGGAAGCGTCGCGATCACGGCCATCGCTATCCTGGTCGCCACGCCGCTGAGCGTCGGGGCGGCCATCTATATGTCGGAGTACGCGGGCAATAACATCCTGACCCGGCTGGTGCGCTTCGGGGCCGACAGCCTGTCGGGGATACCCTCCATCATGTTCGGCATGTTCGGGTACATCTTTTTCGTGTACTATCTGAAAATGGGATATTCCCTGCTTGCAGGCGGGCTTACGCTGGCGCTCATGGCACTCCCTATCATCATGAGAGTAGCGGAAGAGGCCATCAAGGTCGTGCCCGAGTCCTACCGCCTGGGCAGCATGGCCCTGGGCGGCAGCAAGTGGCAGACCATCCGCAAAGTCGTGCTTCCCACGGCCCTCCCGGGCATCCTCACCGGCATCATCCTGGGCATGGGCCGGGCCGTGGGAGAAACGGCGGCCGTCTATCTTACGGCGGGCACGGTGGCCAAGGTACCCGATTCACTGTTCGACCCCATCAGGACGATGACATACCACACGTTCATCCTGGCCATGGAGAACATCTCGATCGAGAATGCCTTCGGCACCTCGGCCGTGCTGGTGATCATGATCCTGGCCATCACCATAACGAGCAGCATCATCACTCGAAGATACATAGCAAAGCTGGGCGGTAAGACATAA
- the pstC gene encoding phosphate ABC transporter permease subunit PstC, whose product MKYMEKIVEGSLLITALSTILIILLILFFIVNEGLPTLKQVGIVEFITGSVWDPAAEGGTYGIFPMIVGTLAITALSLILGLPLGLGCAILLSEVAPRWSRDILKPAIETLAGIPSVVYGFFGLILIVPFIMNNLGGGGLSVLACGIVLAIMILPTIISISEDALRSVPKEYREGSLAIGATKWQMIAGIVVPAARSGILASAILGMGRAIGETMAVWMVSGNTRLIPTSLLSSVAPMSSQIALEWNYASGDHRTALFAIGIVLLAIIMLLNLAVYMTNRGRIVERI is encoded by the coding sequence ATGAAGTATATGGAAAAGATCGTCGAAGGTAGCCTTTTAATTACCGCATTATCGACTATCCTGATCATCCTGCTTATCCTGTTCTTTATCGTGAACGAAGGCCTCCCCACTTTAAAACAAGTCGGCATCGTCGAGTTTATCACGGGCAGCGTTTGGGACCCCGCCGCCGAGGGAGGCACCTATGGCATATTCCCGATGATCGTCGGCACGCTGGCGATCACTGCACTATCCCTGATACTGGGCCTCCCCCTCGGGCTCGGGTGTGCCATCCTCTTATCGGAAGTGGCGCCCCGGTGGTCGAGGGATATACTGAAGCCGGCCATCGAAACGCTCGCCGGCATACCTTCCGTCGTATACGGCTTTTTTGGGCTCATCCTGATCGTGCCGTTCATCATGAACAACCTGGGAGGTGGCGGACTTAGCGTCCTTGCGTGCGGCATCGTGCTCGCCATCATGATACTCCCGACTATCATCAGTATCTCGGAAGACGCGCTACGCTCGGTGCCGAAGGAATACCGGGAGGGGTCGCTCGCCATAGGGGCCACGAAATGGCAGATGATCGCCGGCATCGTCGTGCCCGCCGCCCGCTCAGGCATACTGGCATCCGCCATCCTGGGCATGGGCCGCGCTATCGGCGAGACCATGGCGGTGTGGATGGTCAGCGGCAACACGAGACTGATCCCCACGTCACTGCTCAGCTCCGTCGCTCCCATGTCTTCCCAGATCGCCCTTGAATGGAACTACGCCTCCGGCGACCACCGGACGGCGCTGTTCGCCATCGGCATCGTGCTGCTGGCGATCATCATGCTGCTGAACCTGGCCGTATACATGACAAACCGGGGACGTATCGTGGAGAGGATATGA
- a CDS encoding phosphate ABC transporter substrate-binding protein — protein MDNKKLAITILTIAIIGASALILGCTGTTPTPTPAAGSATPAPLSGSLQVIGSTSVGPYAEELAVAFDEKNGGKTSVDVSQVGSTAGINAVLDGTAAVGMSSRELTAAETAKGLKTYEIAIDGIAVIINKDNPVSNLSTTQVREIYAGNITNWKQVGGNDAQIFVVTREPGSGTRGAFEELVMQKKANITTGAITQGSTGSVTAYLETNKNAIGYVSYGSLKDTVKAVQVDGVAPTTQSIKDRSYKIQRPFLFVTKGEPGGLAKAFIDYTLGSDGQAILAKHNLITK, from the coding sequence ATGGACAATAAGAAGTTAGCGATCACAATACTTACAATTGCGATCATAGGCGCAAGCGCCTTAATCCTCGGATGTACGGGCACGACCCCTACTCCTACCCCGGCCGCCGGCTCGGCGACCCCTGCACCGCTTTCCGGCTCACTACAGGTCATCGGTTCGACGTCCGTAGGGCCGTACGCGGAAGAGCTCGCCGTGGCGTTCGACGAGAAGAACGGTGGTAAGACCAGCGTGGATGTGTCGCAGGTAGGATCCACGGCGGGCATCAATGCCGTCCTCGACGGCACGGCCGCCGTGGGCATGTCCTCGCGAGAGCTGACCGCGGCCGAGACCGCGAAGGGCTTAAAGACCTATGAGATCGCCATCGATGGCATAGCAGTCATCATTAATAAGGACAATCCGGTCTCGAACCTGTCGACGACTCAGGTCCGTGAGATCTATGCCGGCAATATCACCAACTGGAAGCAGGTCGGCGGCAACGACGCACAGATCTTTGTCGTGACCCGGGAGCCGGGCTCCGGCACCAGGGGCGCCTTCGAGGAGCTGGTCATGCAGAAGAAGGCGAACATAACGACGGGCGCCATCACACAGGGCAGCACGGGCAGCGTCACGGCCTATCTGGAAACGAACAAGAACGCGATAGGGTACGTATCCTACGGTTCGCTCAAGGACACCGTGAAGGCAGTCCAGGTTGATGGAGTAGCCCCTACGACCCAGTCCATCAAGGACAGATCCTACAAGATCCAGAGGCCTTTCTTATTCGTGACGAAGGGCGAGCCCGGGGGACTGGCGAAGGCGTTCATCGACTACACCTTAGGCTCCGATGGGCAGGCCATCCTGGCTAAGCACAACCTCATAACAAAATAG
- a CDS encoding phosphate uptake regulator PhoU: METRKVQLTGGTTLIVSLPKSWVNKVNLSAGDEVTLKPQSDGSLSLRTRTAPEIHNTKLIYIEGKDGDNLVREVIAAYIAGYTSIELKANKILSKQRDVVRKTVNMLIGPEIIEETLDKIVLQDILNPAELSVKKSIRRMHMITRAMQENAIRALKEKDFDLAKDVMDRDSEVDKLYLLVSKQFRMVMRDISIADKFDMSMEEHLDMRLASTSLERIGDHATKICNSVVQIGDKEVPADIVRAIDDMNMLSLKIVDDATDALFKKNIELANTTFARRDDLNKRIRVSEESVLGLKSDLSVPVGIILDSIERTSDYGCNIAEIAINSAVSGSNP, encoded by the coding sequence ATGGAAACTCGCAAAGTTCAGCTTACCGGGGGCACGACACTCATCGTCTCCCTCCCAAAATCCTGGGTCAACAAGGTCAATCTCAGCGCGGGCGACGAAGTAACGCTCAAGCCCCAGTCCGACGGGTCACTATCCCTCCGGACGAGGACGGCTCCCGAGATACACAATACCAAGCTAATATACATCGAGGGCAAGGACGGCGATAATCTTGTCCGGGAGGTCATCGCCGCCTATATCGCCGGCTATACGTCTATCGAGCTAAAAGCCAACAAGATCCTCTCAAAGCAGCGCGATGTAGTGCGGAAGACCGTCAACATGCTCATAGGCCCCGAGATCATCGAGGAGACGCTCGACAAGATCGTGCTCCAGGATATCCTCAACCCGGCCGAGCTTTCCGTGAAAAAGAGCATACGCCGCATGCACATGATCACCCGGGCCATGCAGGAGAACGCCATCCGTGCGCTAAAGGAAAAGGACTTCGACCTTGCCAAGGACGTCATGGACCGGGACAGCGAGGTCGACAAGCTCTATCTGCTGGTTTCCAAACAATTCCGGATGGTCATGCGCGACATATCCATCGCCGACAAGTTCGACATGAGCATGGAAGAGCACCTGGACATGCGCCTGGCCTCCACGTCCCTCGAAAGGATCGGCGACCACGCCACGAAGATCTGTAACTCGGTCGTCCAGATCGGGGATAAGGAAGTCCCGGCGGACATCGTCCGGGCTATTGACGATATGAACATGTTATCCCTGAAGATCGTTGACGACGCGACCGACGCCCTGTTCAAGAAAAATATCGAGCTGGCGAATACGACGTTCGCAAGGCGTGACGACCTTAATAAGCGGATCAGGGTAAGCGAGGAATCGGTCCTGGGGCTAAAGTCGGACCTCTCCGTGCCTGTCGGGATCATCCTCGATAGTATCGAGAGGACCAGCGACTACGGCTGTAATATCGCCGAGATCGCCATTAATTCAGCCGTGTCCGGGTCTAACCCCTGA
- a CDS encoding 23S rRNA (uridine(2552)-2'-O)-methyltransferase, with the protein MPTKKRDFYYNKAKQMGYRSRAAFKLKFINEKFGLIKKGDAVVDLGAAPGGWLQVAKEISEGTVIGVDLQRIEPVEGAVTIKGDMTSPETQAKIFEKVEKVNAVICDAAPNLSGNWALDHARSIDLSKTALDVAAKILAPGGNFLVKVFQGDLYQGFVDEVGRRFSRVYTYKSPASRQQSAEIYVIGKGFLTTGIRKGDVLDLAIDGVGKNGDGIAHVDGFVIFVKGAKQGSRVKVKITDVKPEFGFGKIEKGH; encoded by the coding sequence ATGCCGACGAAGAAAAGGGATTTTTACTATAACAAGGCCAAGCAGATGGGATACCGCTCCCGCGCCGCCTTTAAGCTTAAGTTCATCAATGAGAAGTTCGGGCTCATCAAGAAGGGCGACGCGGTCGTAGATCTGGGCGCCGCCCCCGGCGGCTGGCTGCAGGTGGCGAAGGAGATTTCGGAAGGCACCGTCATCGGCGTCGACCTCCAGCGTATAGAGCCCGTCGAGGGGGCCGTCACCATCAAGGGCGACATGACCTCTCCGGAAACGCAGGCTAAAATATTTGAGAAAGTGGAGAAGGTGAACGCCGTGATCTGCGATGCGGCGCCTAATTTGTCCGGTAACTGGGCGCTCGACCACGCCCGTTCCATCGACCTATCGAAGACGGCGCTCGACGTCGCTGCTAAGATCTTAGCGCCCGGCGGGAACTTTTTAGTCAAGGTCTTCCAGGGCGACCTGTACCAGGGTTTCGTAGACGAGGTCGGCAGGCGCTTTTCCCGTGTCTACACGTACAAGTCCCCGGCCTCCAGGCAGCAGAGCGCCGAGATATACGTCATCGGCAAGGGCTTCCTGACTACGGGCATCCGCAAAGGCGACGTCCTGGACCTGGCGATCGACGGCGTCGGAAAGAACGGCGACGGCATAGCCCACGTCGACGGCTTCGTCATTTTCGTCAAAGGGGCGAAGCAGGGGAGCAGGGTAAAAGTAAAAATCACCGATGTGAAGCCCGAGTTCGGGTTCGGTAAAATAGAAAAAGGTCATTAA